One region of Flavobacterium sp. KACC 22763 genomic DNA includes:
- a CDS encoding cytochrome P450: MSISKKYSYPPKLSIFRFFVDAEGVRRNPIPYHEKYFERFGDSFSIRIGKSRHIILSRDNDVAQYILQKNQKNYYKSKFQSVYLSKYLGKGLLTVDGEFWLKQRRLIQPAFHKQKMNQLVENMKLTIVSELKEIVVNKKVDLFPMMSEVAFNVVAKSLFQFSIEEEKLNRIKYIIEAVQNFLIKEIRLPHKAWWFSISGQVKNHLQLAKENDAIIRSIIEERVASQNEVNDLLNMLLETRYEDTGEGMSVEQLIDEIKILFIAGHETTANALTFTLQLLGSHLDVQQKVFEEIRKVESESDDVVEQLQKMTYINAVLNESMRLYPPAWITDRQNVEDDALGKFNIKKDTLIGVSFYELHRNPKYWDNPNQFNPDRFLGEEKKHSMQYFYPFGAGPRMCIGAGFAIYEMCLAISHIIKKYKVVSVRNTVNFNPLITLKPVDVEVVFSER, translated from the coding sequence ATGTCTATAAGTAAAAAATATAGCTATCCGCCAAAACTTTCTATTTTTAGATTTTTTGTTGATGCCGAGGGAGTTCGAAGAAATCCGATACCCTATCATGAAAAATATTTTGAACGTTTTGGAGACTCTTTTTCTATACGAATTGGAAAGTCACGGCACATTATTTTATCAAGAGATAATGATGTTGCTCAATATATACTTCAAAAAAATCAGAAGAATTACTATAAGTCTAAATTCCAGTCCGTTTATCTTTCTAAATATTTAGGAAAAGGTCTTTTAACGGTTGATGGTGAATTTTGGCTCAAACAAAGAAGACTTATTCAACCTGCTTTTCATAAGCAAAAAATGAATCAGCTGGTTGAAAACATGAAACTAACTATTGTTTCTGAGCTAAAAGAAATTGTTGTTAATAAGAAAGTTGATCTTTTTCCGATGATGAGTGAAGTGGCATTTAATGTTGTAGCTAAATCATTATTTCAATTTTCTATTGAAGAAGAAAAACTTAACCGAATAAAATATATTATTGAAGCGGTTCAGAATTTTCTAATTAAAGAAATTAGATTGCCCCATAAAGCATGGTGGTTTTCGATTAGCGGTCAGGTAAAAAATCACCTTCAATTAGCGAAGGAAAATGATGCAATCATTAGAAGTATTATAGAAGAGAGAGTTGCTTCTCAAAATGAAGTGAATGATTTACTGAACATGCTGTTGGAAACTCGTTATGAAGATACGGGCGAAGGTATGTCTGTTGAGCAGTTAATAGATGAAATAAAAATTCTCTTTATAGCTGGCCATGAAACAACGGCTAATGCTTTGACTTTTACACTGCAATTACTCGGAAGTCATTTAGATGTACAGCAAAAAGTATTTGAAGAAATTCGTAAAGTTGAATCAGAAAGCGATGATGTTGTAGAACAGCTTCAGAAAATGACATATATAAATGCGGTTTTGAATGAATCAATGCGTTTATATCCGCCTGCTTGGATTACAGACCGACAAAATGTTGAAGATGATGCTTTAGGAAAATTTAATATCAAAAAAGATACACTTATTGGTGTTTCCTTTTATGAGTTACATCGAAATCCGAAATATTGGGATAATCCGAATCAATTCAATCCAGATCGTTTTTTAGGGGAAGAGAAAAAACATTCTATGCAATATTTTTATCCCTTTGGAGCAGGACCAAGAATGTGTATTGGTGCTGGTTTTGCTATTTATGAAATGTGTTTAGCAATTTCCCATATTATTAAAAAATATAAAGTTGTTTCAGTAAGAAATACAGTCAATTTTAATCCTTTGATTACCTTAAAACCTGTTGATGTTGAAGTTGTTTTTTCTGAAAGATGA
- the queG gene encoding tRNA epoxyqueuosine(34) reductase QueG, with protein MINSKEKYSKFIKEEAKRLGFLSCGISKAGFLEDEAPRLENWLKNNRNGQMTYMENHFDKRLDPTLLVDDGKSVVSLLLNYYPDSTQNSESYKISKYAYGQDYHFVIKDKLKELLHSIQENIGEVSGRAFVDSAPVLDKAWAAKSGLGWIGKNSNLITQRVGSFYFIAELIIDLELEYDHAVTDHCGSCTACIDACPTQAIVAPYIVDGSKCISYYTIELKENLPEEMKGKFDEWMFGCDTCQDVCPWNRFSKPHSEPLFNPNPDLLSFTKKDWLEITEETFRTVFKNSPIKRTKFDGLKRNIKFLQ; from the coding sequence ATGATTAATTCTAAAGAAAAATATTCGAAGTTTATAAAAGAAGAGGCCAAAAGACTTGGTTTTCTCTCTTGCGGTATTTCTAAAGCTGGCTTTTTAGAAGATGAAGCGCCGCGACTTGAAAATTGGTTAAAGAATAATCGGAATGGTCAGATGACTTACATGGAAAACCATTTTGATAAACGTTTGGATCCTACTTTATTGGTTGACGATGGCAAAAGTGTTGTATCACTTTTGCTGAATTATTATCCAGATTCAACACAAAACAGTGAAAGTTATAAAATCTCTAAGTACGCTTACGGACAAGATTATCATTTTGTAATTAAAGACAAGCTAAAAGAACTTCTTCATTCTATTCAAGAAAATATAGGTGAAGTTTCTGGCCGTGCTTTTGTCGATTCAGCACCTGTTTTAGATAAGGCTTGGGCAGCGAAAAGTGGTTTGGGCTGGATAGGAAAGAATAGTAATTTGATTACTCAAAGAGTTGGCTCTTTTTATTTCATTGCCGAACTCATAATTGATTTAGAACTAGAATATGATCATGCTGTTACAGATCATTGTGGTTCTTGTACCGCCTGTATTGATGCTTGTCCCACACAAGCAATTGTAGCTCCCTACATTGTTGATGGAAGTAAATGCATTTCTTATTACACCATCGAATTAAAAGAAAATCTTCCCGAAGAAATGAAAGGAAAATTTGATGAATGGATGTTTGGCTGTGATACCTGCCAAGATGTTTGTCCATGGAATCGATTTTCAAAACCTCATTCAGAACCTTTGTTTAATCCGAATCCAGATTTGCTTTCTTTTACTAAAAAAGACTGGTTAGAGATTACAGAGGAAACTTTCCGAACAGTCTTTAAAAATTCCCCTATCAAAAGGACCAAATTTGATGGTTTAAAACGTAATATCAAATTTTTGCAATAG